The Phyllobacterium zundukense DNA segment CGTTTCTCCTAATCCCGTTCGACTGCGCGATGGGCAGGCTTCCAAAGTGGTGTTTGATAATCCCCGTTCTCTGGTTTGGCGGATACTTTTTTGCTCACGTGGCCAGCCAACACCAAGCGCGCGCCTTTTTGGAAGATGCGTTGGCCGCCAATTCACAAGCCAGGATGGCTCCTCTGACCGAAGACGAGGATGTAGTCATTCATTCTGAGCCACCATATGCCCTTACTGCTGACAATCTTATGGAAAACTTCGATATCTCGCACGCCTTTGAACCAGTCGACCCGCGCAGAAGCTACATGATTTGCGGTAAGTGGCGATCAATTCGCATCCAAGACGCTGGATGCCCCGAGTTGAAGCCGATCGAAGAGATGGGGCGCGTTGTCAAGACGGCCAAGAACGGGTGCATAACGGTCGCAGCACCCTTCAAGGAATTGAATGGGGCGACGGGCTATCGGGACGAAATCAAGGGGGTGTGCAGGATCAGGGGCAACGACAATCCCGGTGATCGCAAGGTAACCGTGCGTGTTCGCAAAGGCCCACCAGAAAGCAACCTTCTCGGCGGCGAAATTCAAACGGTAAGAATTGAGAGAGCTGGCGGGGAGACCGTCACGTTCACAACGGGAAAAATCAATCCTCTCCCGTTGCTCCCACGACCTATCGTCGGATGTTTCTTCGGTTGCATGGCGACGTTTTACAGGCCGGATGAGTTATCGATTGAAAACCGGGATGCAGCGGACACGGTGGCGGCTGTTTTGGGTCTCCGCAAGGCCACGGTCAGCCAACGATATCCTCAGTCTCTCCGGTAACACGTGCACAAAATTCGCAGTAGGGCCCAAGCGGACAAACTTTCGTTCAGAGCATCATAGCTTGACCAGTTGCTTGCCGAAGTTCTCTCCCTTCAACATCCGAACGAAAGCGTGGGGCACGGTCTCAACCCCTTCCGCAACATCTTCCCGTGTCTGAAGCAGTCCCTGTTTGTACCATGACTGCAGATCGGCAATCCCGATTTCGTATTCTCCCTCGTGGTCGTCGAGCAAGAACCCTTCAATCCGCGCACGGGTAATCAGCGTCCTTCTGAGATGCCTGACACCGATATCGGGCTGGTCAAATCGGTCGGCCAAGGCAATAGTCCCGACGACCACCACCCTGCCAAAGGTGTTGAGGTTTAGCATGGCTGCATCGTGAATCGGCCCGGCGGTATTGTCGATAAAGACATCGACGCCTTCGGGGCATGCGGTGGCGACATCTGCCACGAGATCAGCCGAGCTTCGATGATTGACGCCGGTCCGATATCCAAGCTCCCTGCACCATTCCAGCTTCTCGTCTGAGCCCGCAACAGCGACTGGGTCGAACCCTTTGATCCGCGCGATTTGTCCCGCAATCTGCCCCACAGCTCCTGAGGCGGCCGAGATCAACACCGTTTCCCCCACCTTCGGAGTCGCGGTTTTGAGGAGGGCAAAGTAGGCGGTGAGACCGGGCATGCCGAGATAGCTCAGCGCGGACTGAATCGGAGCGTCCGTAATTGTCACTGATTTGGCTGACGCGGCCGGGATAACGCTAAACGGCTGCCAACCAAAATGATCGCTCATCACGACGTCGCCTGGCTTGAACTCTGGAGACTCAGATGTAATTACCTCGCCAATTCCGCCGCCGCACATCAGATCGCCAATTTTAAAACCAGTAGCATAATTCTTCGCGGGGCTGATCCGACCGC contains these protein-coding regions:
- a CDS encoding NADP-dependent oxidoreductase; protein product: MPSVENWALEDRPIPQPADGELLVKTLWLSVDPYMRGRISPAKNYATGFKIGDLMCGGGIGEVITSESPEFKPGDVVMSDHFGWQPFSVIPAASAKSVTITDAPIQSALSYLGMPGLTAYFALLKTATPKVGETVLISAASGAVGQIAGQIARIKGFDPVAVAGSDEKLEWCRELGYRTGVNHRSSADLVADVATACPEGVDVFIDNTAGPIHDAAMLNLNTFGRVVVVGTIALADRFDQPDIGVRHLRRTLITRARIEGFLLDDHEGEYEIGIADLQSWYKQGLLQTREDVAEGVETVPHAFVRMLKGENFGKQLVKL